In Gimesia panareensis, the genomic window CCTGGCGGCTTATCTGAATGTGAGTGCCAACGTGCCTCACAAGATTCAGACGGCGCTGCACCAGGCGGCTGAGATCGCCTGCGGCAACGTTCCGGAACTGCCGGGTCCGGTGGTGATCGGTCTGGATACGTCCGGTTCGATGCAGTGTCCGGTTACCGGCTGGCAGCGACGTGCTGCCACCAGCAAGATGACCTGCGTGGATGCTGCGGCACTGTTCACGGCAGCGGTGTTGCGACGTAACCCGGACAGCGTGGTGATTCCATTCGATACCCGGGCGTACAATGCCCGCCTGGATCCGTCGGACTCGATTCTGAGTCTGTCGGCGCGGCTGGCGAAGTACGGCGGCGGTGGTACCGACTGTTCGATCCCGCTGCACGTGGCGAACACAAAGCTCAGCAAACGTGTGTTCGCCGGCTGTGTGCTGGTGAGCGACAACGAGAGCTGGGTGCGGCAGGGCCGTTACGGTTCGACCGGCGTGATGACCGAGTGGCAGCAGTTCGTGAAGAACCAGCGGCGACTCGGCGTGGCGGATCCGAAGCTGGTATGCATCGACATCCAGCCTTACGGTTCGTCACAGGCTCCGGAGCGGGACGACATCCTGAACATGGGCGGCTTCAGTGACGCCGTGTTCAACGTGGTGGCGTCGTTCCTGGACAACGACGCCGGCCGGTTCGTCGCCGAGGTCGAGTCGATCGAAGTCTGATCGGCTCGGTTGTTAATCAGGGACGCCCCTGGTCTGAGAAATCGGGCCAGGGGCTTTTTGTGTGAGATATTAGATTTGCTTAGTTCATTAGGTTTCGGATAATGAAAGACATGTTTTCATTTACTGTCAAATCTGATGCCTATCAATCCCTGAAGAATACAACTCAGCTGGAGTTGTATGACTCTGTGGATTACGCCCCCGCCGTGATCTCAACAGTCTGTCGAGCGCTTTATGAAAGTGGGGCTTTTGAGTTTAAGCTTTGTTTTGGTGACGCGGAGGAAATTCTGCTTCCCGTTGATTGTGAACTTTCGATATTCCTGGAGCAGTTGCCAGAGGTTATCTCTGCATCAAAGAATGAACACGTCCGTAGCTTTGTAATCCACTTTTTTGAGCAAGGTTTCAACTTTGATGTATTAGTGCAAAAAAAGAATGGACTCTATCGCGTGTCGTTTGATATGAGTGACTGCGATAATTCGGTACATGAAGGTTATGACATCGAATTTTCACATTTTGAATCGATGTTACAGGAGATTGCTCGGAAGTTTGTAGAGATCGCACTGGAAGTCTTTCCGGAGTTATCTGAGAATCAGGCTCTGATTCAATGGAAAAGAGAAGTGGGGATCCAAAATGGAAATTCTGGAGAGTAGCTGTGCATCTTCCTGATCCAAGTCATCCTATGGAATTAACCAGATCACAACTTGACTTACTGGAGCGACTGCAGACTGTACTGGCCGGCCAGGCGACGCAGGAATTCACTTATGTAACGGAGTACCTGGGTTATCTGCCTTATGGGCAATATTGCTGGCTTGCAGCGGCTGGCCAGGATTTACCAGGCGAGATTCTAGACAGCATGAAGTTCTCGGATCTTGAAGCTCTGGAAAAAGCAGGGTACCTGCGTCGGATCAGCGAGTGGCAAAATCCCAAAGACGAATTGGATTGCAAAATTACTTATATGCTGCGAGATGTTGAATGACATGAGCGGAGGACTGTCCCCAGTCCTGATTTGTGTCAGCATTAGTGGCCGCGATTTTTGTAGCCCTCTCTTGACAATTTCTTGCAAAATAGACAAAAATACACTGCCTCTGCCGTTGATCGGTTATACCGAAATCATTCCGTCTCATTCAGGTTCTGTGGATGATCGAAGACTTTTTTGCGATATCGATTCTGGTTTCCCTTGCCGCCGTGCCATTGGTTTTATGGCTTGGTCGGCGCAAGGTGTATGACGTATTCCATACCCAGGGTAAGTGGACGATTTTGCTGAGTTGTGTTGTGGCTTTGAACATTGTCGCAGCGATCGTGCATTTGGGTTTCGGGGTTCGAGTTTCAGGCGTCAACGAACTCTGTTGGGCGGGTATTCTGTTCCTCGTTTTCATCTGGATTCGAACGCTCGCATTGCTCACTCAAAAGGTTTCCACCTGACCAGACGTTTTATACGACGCTACGTTCGGAGCCCCAACTTTAGTAGCTCATGTCAGATTATAAACAGGGAGAGTTCTGACTCCTTTAAACGTCCCGAGTAAAATTAAAGAACCATCCTGATGTTGAGTTTCCGATTAAGTTGTCCCTGTGGATACTTATCAAATATTGTAAGTTATGGGAGAGAGCTTTTTTCACCAGTTGATTATTATGTACCCGTTATTGTGGACGGTGACGAAGAGTTACATCATATTTGTATCAAACTACGGGAAGGCGAATCCGAGGAAGCGTTTTTCGATCGTCTTGATTCTTCAACTGAGGAATGCTTTGCGCAACAATTTGGCGAGAATGCGACCCTGATGACTCCATTGGATTTATTTGGAGAGCAGATACTGAAGTGTCCTCGTTGTGGTCAGGAACGGGCAAAGTTTGTATCTGCCGGTTTTTAGTTTTGTGATTGTGTCTTCAATCAGGATGAACTGCCCCTGGCATTGATGGTTGTACCGAAACTGATCCTTCCGTTATTCAAATCAGACACAAACGAGGTTCCAGATGGATGACAAATACTTTTCCCGCAGAGGGTGCTGGCACACGCTGGAGGGGCAACTGGTGGTGCATGATACTTTCAGCGATCAGGCTCCCCGGATGATTACCATGGAACCCTGGTACGGGGTGGTCTTCATGTCTGCCGATGGAGAGCACACGGTCGACGAATTCGTTTCCAATATGGCCGGACAGTACGAAGGGGGCGCACCGGCGGGGCTACGGGAACAGATCCACGAAATCATCGGCACGTTGATTGAGGAAGGTATTTTGCGTCTCCACGAGGAACGCGAGCCGCTGCCGGCTTATTTTGCGGAAGAGTATTTCGAGCAGGATGCGGAAATCCGGAAACAGCAGATGCAGGCCGACGGTCTGATTGATTGAGCTCGATGATGAAATCCTGTTTTGAAGTACTCCTGTTTTGTGTGCTGCTGCTCAGCAGCGGTTGTCGTGAAACCCCACCTGAAGCAGCGAATTCCTCAGCCGAAAGTCAAGCCATGCCGTCAGCCAGCAGCCGTCGCTGGGTCACTCTGGATCAGGTCGCGGGCCTGCAATTTGTAGAGGACAGTTACGATCACGAATCGATCGAGTTAGCCGGTAAACGCCGCCACGAGAACCCGGATCTGGATTTAGCAGACATGTCCGAAGCGGAGATCAAACGCTATGGAGAGTTGAACGGCCTGCTGCATCGAAAAATGGAAGAGTGCGTCAACAACCATTTTCGCGACACACCTGTTCCGGAGATTCTGCAAAAAGAGGGGCTTGCTGATAAAACAGTCTCCCCCTTCACATATCAGAACTGGGACTGGTACGGTCCGAGCTATGAATGCTATCTCGTTGTCTGGGAAGATGCTCTGTCGTCAAAGTTGCTCATCGAACTGCAGTCGCTGCTGACGGGTGACCACCGGGACTGGTGCATTGTCGTTTGTACGACCCGACAGACGGACTTCGAAACCAACCACGAAATCGGCGTGTTTTCCGATGAAGTCCTGATCCCCAAGTCGGCTACGCCAGACCTGAAGATCAGTCGGCAAACCCCCAAAGCTCCCCCTGATCACCAGGGCGGATCAGAGTGACCTGTTCCGTTCCGGGCAGGCTGATCATTTTTGCGCGTCGGGAAACGGTGCTTCCTCTTCTTCTGCTACCAGAATCTTCGGGCGGATCAGCAGGACACTGCGGGTTTGATCGGCGCTTTTGTTTTTAAATACTTTCGATTCCTGTTCCGCTGCCGGGACGCCTGTCTGGTGCGGCTGCTGCCGGGCGAGTTCAATGAGGATCGTCTGGCCGTCGGGAACCGTATTCACGTAGGACCAGGTCACGGCACCAGTCGCTTCCCGGTCGCTGACCCGCAGGTTGAGACGGACGTCGCGGCGATCCGCGGAAATGACCGGCTGGAGATAGAGGGAATGTTTCAGCGGGTGTTGCTTGCCTCCTGCCAGATAGTCTGTCAGACCTGCTGTCTGCGCGTTGAACAGCGTGACCCGGGGCGCCTGGATCAGGTTTGTCCGGGCGTTGTTTTGTGCCTCGTTCAACAGCAGGGCCACTTCTTTGTCTGTGAGGATGATGCCCCCGAGGGGGCCGTTGTTCTGTGGCTGCTGGCGGGTGGTTTTCTTCTTGTCGAGATCGAGATCGAGGCCGATCTGTTCCCAGAAGTCCTCTGGTATGTTTTCGAGAAAACGGGTTTCCACATCAACCTGGAAGTCCTGCTGCCGACGGAGCTGCGTGAGCAGTTCCTCAACTGCCTGGTGCCCCTCTGACGACTGTCGGATTACCAGACTCAGCGTGGGATCATAAGATCGGATCGAACTTGTCCCTCCGATGCGCTCCCAGCTCCGGGGTTGTGCCGACGATTCAATAATCTCGATCAGCGATTCGAAGTTCACGGCGGAGGCACTCAAGATCGGTAGTTTCTCACCCGCGGGAACCGGACCAGCCATGGGAATAGGAACCACTAGATCGGCAACAGGATAGGTGCGTGTGGTTTGCTTGCCCTGGGCCCGCGTATCACTGGTGATGACGAGGACTTCATCTTTGACGGTATACGCGAGATCGAGCGGCATCAGCATCAGGTTGAGCACACTCTTTAACTGGATGCCTTCGACTTCGATGGTGATGGGACTCTCGGGGGTTAAGCCGACTTCGTTCAGGCCACGAGTATCGAGGAAAACGTTAATGCCGAAATCCCGGGAGAGCGTACGTAGCACGTCGGCCAGCGGCTTCTTTTCGGCATTCAGTGTCACGGACTTTTTGAGTGCCTTCCGGATCGTTAATTCGGAGGGAGTCGCATTCGCTGAAGGATCCAGTTTTTTTGGCTGTGTCGCGAAGGCCGCCTGCTGAATTTTGTTTTGTGTGTTCTCCGGGCGGACCGTGTTGGCAGGAGACGGTTCTGAAGGATCTGCGGCGATCGACAATCCAGCGGCCAGCAGCGGCAGCAACAGGGCGAGAAGTAAGTAATGTCGCATGGTTCGATTCCTTTCACGACGGTGCGGCCAAAAGTTCGCGGCGATTTGTTCCCTTCGTCATCGGCTCGACGGACAATTTCGAGGCCATCATGGGGCCTGGCCTGCAGCAATCATCGCATCCTGTTACACTCGCAGGACTTGCATGATTTCCAATTCTCGTCCTGCGGGTTGATGTTTCAGATCGTCACAATTGTCTACTGCCCGAGTCGCGGCACTCTACTCTCGGAACGGGAAATCTGTCAAGAGGAACCAGCGGCGTGGCAACCCGGGTAGAGCGAACGGACTCAGTGGGAAATCTATGAGAGAGGGGAGTTTAACGCAGTCAGGGTTTTGTTCTACCGGCAATCAAAAATGCCTGCCCTCGTTAGGCTCATTCCTGTTTCAGCTCAATCAAGCTGAATCAGGTCCTCTGCCTGCTCTGTCCGGTGCTTTTTCAGTTCGATAAAGATTTTTAAAGCGTATTTTGCCAGATCTCGCTTTTCACCTGCAGAGGTTTTTGCATGCAGTGATCTCATACAGGTTTTCAATTTATAGAAGTCAAACTCGGTCGTATCATCCAGATTGTATAAACCCATTTTCCAGGTGGGAAAGAGGCGTTCCTGGACGGTGAAGGAAATGATACGGTTGATGCGACAGTGCCTTTTATCCTTTTGAATCCGGGAGAACACCGCTTCTACACTATTATAGTCCCCTTCCAGAACCTGGAAAAAATGACCGCGATCATAGACCAGGACCCCCGTAATGTTCTGGGCCGCATTGTTGCGACAGGCGACTCTCAAGATTTCTTTCAGATCCTCCTTTGACATCGGAAGGACACTCTTACTCACGTAGATCAGATGACACAGTTTCACAGTTTCACAGTTGCTCAGCCAGGAATAAATGAAGATGCAATTTGGTAACCCCTGAAGTGGCTTATCGGCTTCAAATGGAGGGAATCGACTCAAAATCGATTGCATTCAATACATTCAGATTAAAATATCGGATATTCATCGAATTAGATTAACTGAATTGCATTACTACAGTTAACGATATGTGACGATCTGTTACTGTTACGTCTTGTGGCATGTATGCTTGTATGGTTTCAGACAGCTCTCTCAACGTAGTTTGAAAAACCAGGCATTTTTTTCTCCAGAGATCTCATTATGGAATTCTATTTTCAACAAGAAGTTCAGGTTCGAAAAAAACTGGAAGAACTGATCCACGCTGCCTATGCTGGTGACTTAACGCCCGAACGGCAGAAAGAGTTTGACGAAAGCCTGCTGTTACATGGGTCCCATACCGAAGATAACCTTGATGCCATTTCCAGAATTGAATTTGCGCCTCAAAAGCACGATCAGATCACAGACTATTATTTTCGTTTAAAAAGTGATCAAACCGAACTGGCAGAGATTACCAATCATTTAGAAGGTGAACCGATCCCGGATTATATTCAGGCTGCATTTCCCCATTTGTCGCAAGAGGACTGGGATGCCACCTTTCGCTACATCACTCTGTTGTTAACACTCCTGGGAGTGAGGGTCTCAGAGGACGAGAAGTAATCTCATCAGGAAATACAGGGGTCGTTGACGCGGGTTTTCGGTTTATGAACAGAGACAGACTCAACCTGGTGCTCACGGCAGTCGGCGTGCTGGCCGTTATTGCGGGTTGCGTGCTGTTTCCGTTCTTTCGCTGGATCGCTATCGGCTTGATTGTGACGGTGCCCCTGCTGATCGGTTCGCTGATGATCGTTGTGGGAGTGCTGCTCAATATCGGCGTGCGTGGTCCCCGCTCGCTGTCCGGCCGGAGGTGCCCCCGGTGTGGTAAGCGGCGGGCGCTGCGGGAATACAACCGGGTGTTTCTGTATGGGAACGCCAAGTTTCCCTTTGACCATTTCAATGTCATCTATCGCTGCCGGTATTGTGAGCAGATCCAGGTGCAGGAAGAGCACGTCCAGCATCCCCATCAGTATGCGACCGATCGATCGGCGGTGAAGGTTCTGATCCCCGGCGGCAACTGGCAGCGTTACGCTGATGATCTCGCCGGCAAGACGGTGGGGTTTGTCAGAAACGAACTGGAGGAAGAGGAGCTTGTCGCCTGCCAGTTGTCTGCTCTGGTGAATGGACAGGGAGTGACCGATGATTATGTGCTATCGAGAGGAGAACTGCTGGAGTTTGTGAGAGCCGGCAACAGGGATCCTGAATCGAACAGGGAAGTGGATTGATTTAATTGAAAATTATCAAGTGCTAGAAAAGGGGTGAAAAAGATGCCCGACCGGCGTCAACATCGTGGTGCACATCCGCAGGATCAATTGCTGTTTGCGATCGATGCCGCGCCTGAATTGCGCCAGGCGACCTGTGATCTGAACTGGCTGTTGACGCGCGGCTATGCGTCCGTCTCGGCGCTCAAACTGGTCGGTGATCGCTACGAATTGAATGCGCGGCAGCGACTGGCGGTGGCCCGTTGTGCCTGTGGTGCAGACGAAGCGGCCCGTCGTGCAGCGCACC contains:
- a CDS encoding BLUF domain-containing protein, with amino-acid sequence MQSILSRFPPFEADKPLQGLPNCIFIYSWLSNCETVKLCHLIYVSKSVLPMSKEDLKEILRVACRNNAAQNITGVLVYDRGHFFQVLEGDYNSVEAVFSRIQKDKRHCRINRIISFTVQERLFPTWKMGLYNLDDTTEFDFYKLKTCMRSLHAKTSAGEKRDLAKYALKIFIELKKHRTEQAEDLIQLD